The proteins below are encoded in one region of Manis javanica isolate MJ-LG chromosome 8, MJ_LKY, whole genome shotgun sequence:
- the RPL10L gene encoding ribosomal protein uL16-like — protein sequence MGRRPARCYRYCKNKPYPKSRFCRGVPDAKIRIFDMGRKKAKVDEFPLCGHMVSAEYEQLSSEALEAARVCANKYMVKSCGKDGFHLRVRLHPFHVIRINKMLSCAGADRLQTGMRGAFGKPQGTVARVHIGQVIMSIRTKLQNKEHVIEAFRRAKSKFPGRQKIHISKKWGFTKFNADEFEDRVAKKRLIPDGCGVKYVTNRGPLGKWQALYL from the coding sequence ATGGGTCGCCGCCCCGCTCGCTGTTACCGGTATTGTAAGAACAAGCCATATCCAAAGTCTCGCTTCTGCCGGGGTGTGCCTGATGCCAAAATCCGCATCTTTGATATGGGTCGGAAGAAGGCAAAGGTGGATGAGTTCCCGCTCTGTGGTCACATGGTGTCTGCTGAATATGAGCAGCTCTCCTCTGAAGCCCTGGAAGCTGCCCGAGTTTGTGCCAACAAGTATATGGTGAAAAGCTGTGGCAAAGATGGCTTTCACTTACGAGTGCGACTCCATCCTTTCCACGTCATCCGCATCAACAAGATGTTGTCCTGTGCTGGGGCCGACAGGCTCCAGACCGGCATGCGAGGCGCTTTCGGAAAGCCGCAGGGCACCGTGGCGAGAGTCCACATCGGTCAAGTCATCATGTCCATCCGTACCAAGCTTCAGAACAAGGAGCACGTGATTGAAGCCTTTCGCAGGGCCAAGTCCAAGTTCCCTGGCCGCCAGAAGATCCACATCTCCAAGAAGTGGGGCTTTACCAAGTTTAATGCTGACGAATTTGAAGACAGAGTGGCTAAGAAGCGCCTCATCCCTGATGGCTGTGGAGTCAAGTACGTCACCAATCGTGGCCCTCTGGGCAAGTGGCAAGCTCTGTACTTGTGA